aaaagaaaactttATATTACTTCGGGAGACTACGAGGACTTTATtttggagaaaaaaattaagagGGAAATTGATTATAgcaaaatatttgttgaattaaatgaagCAGAAAACGAGTTATTTAAACTTCTCATTGAATATACGAAATCGAGCAACTTAAAGACAATAGTGAGAGTTGCAGGGGGGTGGGTTAGAGATAAGATCCTAAGATTTATTTACTTAAATAGtgcaaaaaataaagatagtTGTGCGGATAATGACGAAGAACAAGCTTCTACATTTAAGAAAGATATAGATATAGCACTAGACAATATATCTGGTAAGGATTTTGCAATCGGGTTCAATAGATGGTTGCAGAGCCACCACAACTACCCTGCACATAATGTGGGGATAATTAACAGAGATCCAGACAAGAGCAAGCACTTGGAGACTGCTACACTTGCTTGGAATGAAATTAGTATCGATTTTGTTGGATTGAGATCAGAAACCTATACTTTAGAAAGTAGAATCCCAATAATTACTCTCGGTACCGCTGAAGAAGATGCTTTTCGTAGAGATTTTACAATAAATAGCATGttttataatttgaatgaaaGGAAAATCGAAGACTTGACATGTAAAGGGATTGAAGACTTATATAACGGAATAATTAGAACTCCGCTGGATCCGATGAAAACCTTCATAGATGATCCTCTCAGGGCATTAAGGGCTTTCAGGTTTACTTCTAGGTTACACTTTAGGGTTGATGAGGAGCTATTGAGCGCATGTAAGGATAAATCTATTCACGATGCATTGCAGGCCAAGATAAGCAGAGAAAGAGTAGGAACAGAAGTTCACGAGATGATTTCTAATAAGTATACTGGGAATCCTGCTATAGGCCTTcgattaataattaattccaatttgGTTGATTCTGTGTTCAAATTCCCAGATAATGAGGTAATATACAGctttattaatgattcaGAGTACCATtgtttttcaaattttggaGATTGGTATTCCCCAGGACCATACTTGGTTGAATTAACTCATAGAATTATTGAGATATTAACTTCAAACAATTTAAGTGGCTGTCTTAATAACTCGTTTGATTATAAAAAACTAGATATCATTAGAAAGttattatatattgatCAAGAATCAAATTGGGGGGTTTCTacatatttttctttcttacTTCCTCTTTTCCATCATTACTTtaagaatgaaaaaaataaagaaatacCATTAGTCAAATACATTAtctcaaattcattaaagCTTTCAAACAAAATTGCCAATTCAGTAATGCAGTTATTcgattctttattaaaaataattcacaGAGTTGTGAAATTGGACTCTTTAAATGAGTTAGCAAACTCAACTCTAGCAGAAAACAGTAATAGAGACAAGCTTAAGGTTGATGTTTACTCCAAAGATTTCTTAAAATCTATCGGAGACTCGTTTTTTCCAgaaatttggaatttctactgcaattatttcaaatgtTGCTTGGAAAAATGGAGCTTAACTAATATTCATGCATCTAGTGAATATAAGCGGGATCAACAAAGTTGCAAGTTTCTGCAAAGAAGGGTTGAACTTGGAATCTTTGTGTATTTTACCGGTAATCTTTGGCTTGAAATGTTAATTGCTTTATTTTCACTGGATAtaatttgtaataaaaGATCATCCACGCACAACATAGGATGCTGGTCAGATTCTGAGCTCTTAGAGTCACTTAACTTTCATCCATATATGGAGcttattaaagaaattcttgaaattaaaatggCAACTTTTTACAATTTTAGAAATCCTGTAGATGGAaaaatgattcaaaaaCATTTTCCAGAACTCCAAAAAGGACCAAAATATAAGTTTATTATAAATCTCAGTCTTTTGTGGTTTTTGGCTTTTTCACAAGAACCAGAAACCCCAAACACTACAGAAGTTGCCAAGTGCATGGAATTTATAACTgaaaatttcaaagaagTCATATTAGACTCTAAGCCTATTTAATTAACAtaaacaattaaattttgttGCGAGTTCAGGAGATATTTCCGACACCTGTTTGAAAATTTCGTTTGCTTCGTCCATCTTTCCTCTATAAGTCAAATCTTTTCCCTTTAACCATAGAATATACGCCCTTTGATCTGCCTCACTAGTCAGTATAGGGTTCACTCTCCTATAAAGTATGTCTGTTCTTAAAATATACTTAGTATATCCAGCACACAAAGGCTCGCCTTCGTGCATATCTGCAATAAAGAAAGTTACTATTCTACCTGCTCTTGGCTGTACTCTAGTAATAACATTATTTGGGTTTGTTCTCTCTCGGCCAGATTCGTCAATAAATCGTTTCTGTGTCTTTTGAGATTCATCTACAAATGAAGTAGCACCGCCTCCTTCTTCTGGAATTGTGTTTAAGTATACTAAAACTGTCCAAAGAGTGCGAGTATTTGTATCTATACAGACTGAACAATCTGTATGGGGCCCAAAGTGGCCTCCATCACGGTATCTCCCAAAAAACATTTTTTCATATATTCCAATAGATTTCCATTTCCCAATATTATCTTCCTCGCTATAGctatcattttcatttatttcgAATTCATGGTAATTAAAAATGTTCTTGATTCTTTCCCAAATGAATTTAGATAGTAAATACATATTACCCTCAATTGTATCCACATTTCTATAGCTTTTCTTAGAGGAATGTCCCGGATtccaaaaagaaaattctcCACTTTTCTCAAGAGATGCTATCATTTCCTTACATTCATCTTCTGAGAATACATTGTCCCAAATTTCTGCATATGGAAACCCTGGTACCTTTTGTCTAgttatattttttgtatcGACGCTCGGATCTTTCTCATGCACGAAGCTAGCTATTACCTTTTCTTCGTCAACCATATCCTTTTCCTTCACAATTGacaaatattttgagtAATTTCCCATATTTTTGGTTTATAGCTTTTATTGTTTgtcttattaatttatttatatcttAGAAAAGTTGAAGAAAAAACGCTCATTCATGCTATTTTGATCTTTTTAGTGTGTAATTAAGAAAAACAGTAATTAGACGGCGGCGCAATTTCTAATTTGGGATGGAAAGCCACAAAGGGACTTAGTTTTGCTCttctaaattattttactGGAATATCACCAAAGatttcttttcattttatcattaatcGATTCGAAACCTAGCTCGGAATTGGACTACCTCAATAATTTTCTCACTTAAATCTGCTGGTTAAAGCTTTTTTAAAACCTCGATATAAAATTCAACTCGATTTATTTCAAGATATTGCTGACTTCCAGTGTTTCTGCACTGAGAAGACATATTTTAGACCAAAATTCACAACATTGAGTCAAACGGTGCTTTAGGGCACGTAAGTGGATCTAACTCTAATTCTAATAGGTACTTTTGCCATGCCTGTCAAAATAATGTGACGATTTGTGAGAATCAGAGCGACAATACAGATCTTACGTGCCCACAATGTGGGAATAATGGCtttgttgaattaatatcttttggTTCTCAGCAAAGTCAGGGGGTTTCTCTCTTAGGTATTACGGAACCTATAAATCCCCAGGAGGCTTCAACAAATCTACCAAGATCTTCTTGGATAGATATTTCATCTTTTCCTCAATCTGGCACTGAAATTGGGCCAGAAAATATACTTTCTAGGCTAATTTCAGAAGTTTCTAATTCTCTTAGGAACTCAAGTAACAACCCAACGTCATTTGATCCATTGTTACCGAATTATAATACAAGAATTCATCAGGAGCAGCATAATTCTCATCATGCTCATGCTGTGTCGTTTTCCAGTGAATTGCCGACGGGGAATCCTGGAGCCACTACATTTATGGTAGGGCTTAGTGGTGAATTTAGGGAATTTCCCCTTGGAGACGTTCTTACAGGAAGCACGCTTTCGAACTTAGTTGAAAGCATGGAGAATGCTCTTGCCGTAGCCCTTAGTACTGAAGATCCTAATAATCGATTTGGAAGCCCTCCAGCTTCAACACAAGTCGTTGAGCAGCTTCCTAGAGAAACTGTAA
This is a stretch of genomic DNA from Cryptosporidium parvum Iowa II chromosome 3, whole genome shotgun sequence. It encodes these proteins:
- a CDS encoding Cca1p, tRNA adenylyltransferase — protein: MSTLSKRKLYITSGDYEDFILEKKIKREIDYSKIFVELNEAENELFKLLIEYTKSSNLKTIVRVAGGWVRDKILRFIYLNSAKNKDSCADNDEEQASTFKKDIDIALDNISGKDFAIGFNRWLQSHHNYPAHNVGIINRDPDKSKHLETATLAWNEISIDFVGLRSETYTLESRIPIITLGTAEEDAFRRDFTINSMFYNLNERKIEDLTCKGIEDLYNGIIRTPLDPMKTFIDDPLRALRAFRFTSRLHFRVDEELLSACKDKSIHDALQAKISRERVGTEVHEMISNKYTGNPAIGLRLIINSNLVDSVFKFPDNEVIYSFINDSEYHCFSNFGDWYSPGPYLVELTHRIIEILTSNNLSGCLNNSFDYKKLDIIRKLLYIDQESNWGVSTYFSFLLPLFHHYFKNEKNKEIPLVKYIISNSLKLSNKIANSVMQLFDSLLKIIHRVVKLDSLNELANSTLAENSNRDKLKVDVYSKDFLKSIGDSFFPEIWNFYCNYFKCCLEKWSLTNIHASSEYKRDQQSCKFLQRRVELGIFVYFTGNLWLEMLIALFSLDIICNKRSSTHNIGCWSDSELLESLNFHPYMELIKEILEIKMATFYNFRNPVDGKMIQKHFPELQKGPKYKFIINLSLLWFLAFSQEPETPNTTEVAKCMEFITENFKEVILDSKPI
- a CDS encoding prolyl 4-hydroxylase alpha subunit homolog, 2-oxoglutarate-dependent dioxygenase, with amino-acid sequence MGNYSKYLSIVKEKDMVDEEKVIASFVHEKDPSVDTKNITRQKVPGFPYAEIWDNVFSEDECKEMIASLEKSGEFSFWNPGHSSKKSYRNVDTIEGNMYLLSKFIWERIKNIFNYHEFEINENDSYSEEDNIGKWKSIGIYEKMFFGRYRDGGHFGPHTDCSVCIDTNTRTLWTVLVYLNTIPEEGGGATSFVDESQKTQKRFIDESGRERTNPNNVITRVQPRAGRIVTFFIADMHEGEPLCAGYTKYILRTDILYRRVNPILTSEADQRAYILWLKGKDLTYRGKMDEANEIFKQVSEISPELATKFNCLC